CTACCTCCTGGCAAGCTGCGCATTATTGCATCAGATATTACGAATGGACGCATTTTGGTGCTTCCTGAGGATATCAAACGTTTTGGTATAAACCCCTCTTCACTAGAGGTAGCCAAGGCCATTCGGATGAGCACGAGTATCCCTTATTTTTTTGATCCTGTTATGTTAAGACTTGATTCTGCACTTGCCAAGGGAAAAACCTTTTCCCAGCAATTTGTATTTGTTGTTGATGGAGCCTTACTCAGCAATCTGCCTCTATGGCTTTTTGATGAGCCTGTCAATGAACGTGAGGCCAAAACGATTCCAACGGTAGGATTTCAAATGGTGGGCAAAACAGGGACGGAGACCAAGGTTTCTTATATACGAGGCCCATTGACCATGCTGCAGGCTATTTTTGATACCATGCTATCGGCACATGATGAACGGTATATTGAGCAGGAGAATCGGTATCGGACCATTAAAATTCCAACTTTGGGTATCCGCACTGCCCAATTCAGCATTTCACCAGAGCAAAGTGATTTGTTGTATGCTTCCGGTGTGCAGGCAGGAGAAGCTTTTTTCCACAAATGGAGCATCACTTCTTACCAGCAGCAGTATAGTAAGTATCAATTGATGAAAGATACCATGTACGCCATGAAATAAACACCACTTACTGGCAGTTGAAGTATTTTCAAAGGAAGTAAAAAAGGAGCCTCTTCCCGGTCATATTGCAAAACACGGGTGATGGCTCCTTTGTGCTACATTTTAAAGGTTGATAATGATTAATGATATTTAGGTTGTTCCTCTTCATTTTTGCCCTTGGAACCCTCAATGACATGAAAAGGATACGCTTTGCGTTTGCTTGTAGTCTGCTGTTTACGTGCACTGGCTGTTTTGGTCATGGTGCGCACAGAGGGCTTAACTTTGGGAGTTCGCTTGCGTTGTCCTGGCTGGTATTTGTACAGCAGAAATATAACTGCAAAAATAAAGATGGGGATTAGTAAACTAATGAGAAAGCCCCAGCTACCTTTCCATAGCATATCTACAATTCCATATGCGCCCAAAGCAAGGGTAAGCCAGAAAATAACGGCATGTCTGTACATCATTCACTCATCCTTTCAAAGGATCAAGGACCGGACTGTTGAGAGTCTCCTTTACAGGTACATTTTCTAACTCAGCATCCAATTCAAGCATACGCTTAAATGAGGCAATCGATACCTCCACTTGATCATCGGTCGGTTCTTTGGTGGTAAGCAACTGCAGCCATAGGCCGGGGTAACCTAGATAACGAAGCACTGGAATTTCCCGAAGTGCATTGGTCAGCTTGAGAAATTCAAAAGAAAGACCCAATACGATCGGAAGCAGTAAAAGACGTTGCCCCATGCGCTCCCACAGATTATCGTAGGTAAACAGGGAGTAGACGAGTACCCCGATAATCACGGTGAGCATAATAAAGCTGCTACCGCAGCGATAATGCAGTCGGCTATATTTTTGTACGTTGGCTGGAGTCAGTTCTTCCCCAGCTTCAAATGCAGTAATCACTTTATGCTCCGCGCCGTGATATTGAAACAGTCGCTTAATTAACGGAGTTTGGGAAATACCCCATAAATAAGCGAGCAGCAAAATCAGCTTAATAGCTCCTTCAGCGAGATTATGCAAAATCTGGTTGTGAAACAAGCCGCCAAACAGGAAACTCTCCATAACAACCGGAACCAGGGTTAATACAATTTTGCCAAAGAGGAAGGACAATATACCGACCGCAGCCACGCCGATCATCATGCTCAGGCTCCAACGGGATTCCTCTTTTTTCTTTTGTTCAGCGCGTTCTTCCGGATCTACTTCATCATCAGCATACGCATCGGCTGAATAGTTCAAATGCTTGGTGCCCTTGGCACTGGAGTCGATGATGCTGACAATCCCCCGCAATAACGGAATTCTGCGGAATTTGGACACCCAGGATTGCTCCTTACGTGGTACTTCCAAATATGTGATTTCGCCAGATTTGCGGCGAACTGCCGTGACATTGACACGCTTGCCGCCGAACATGACACCTTCAATGACTGCCTGACCGCCGTAGCTCACAGGCTTGGATGCTTGTGACAACCGTCTCACCTCTCTTAATACATACTTTTTTGTATATTGTATCGAATTTGGAAGGGAATATCTAGTTAGACGAAAATGGGATGGAGTGACCTGCTAATTTTATCATTCGAAAAGGAAATTTAATCATAACGGAGAAGATGGAAATCCTTGTAGTGTGGGGAGATATCATGCCATAGGTTTAAAAAAGCATTTATGAGAGCGGTCAGACTGCCCCCATAAATGCTTATTATCGCCAGTTATAAAATCAGACGGAATCGCCAGATCAAATTCATTGCGTAATTGCCCCGACAGTCTCATCCACCAGTCCCTTTGACGAGACCGGGCCGCCAAACGTCCATGTTGTACTGGCCAACGGATAAGTACGTTTTTCTTTGACGAATTTCAAACCATTCCAAACAGAATTGTTTTTCATAGATGAGCCGAAAACATTATCGTCTGGCTGCACAATATAGATAAAGTTGCTGTCCTGAACGGCTGACAGAGCTTCAATGCCAACCGTTGAAAAGCCATACGATTCAACCTTGCTCGGTTTCCAATCGTTAACCAAACCGATCTTCGCCAGTGTTCCCACAACGACTGAATTATCTGAAAACATACGCAGACTGGCTGCATTTTGCGAAGTAAAAGCCTGTGTCAGTATAAAATGGAAATCCGATTTGTTTGCAGCGGCGAGCTTTTGTTTGGCTTCGGCATAATGCTGATCCAGATCGGCAAGCACCTGCTTAGCTTTATCCTCTTTTCCAAGAGCGACTGCGATACTATTAAAAATCTTCACCATCTTATCATAGTCGTAGCCGTTACCATCGTTCAGATTATATTCAATCGTCGGTGCGATGGCCTTGAGTTGCTCATAGATTGCTTCATTCCCATCAAAATTGGATATGATGAGATCCGGCTTTAATGAAGCAATCGCCTCCAAATTAGGCTCGTTGCGTGTACCGACATCGACCACGTTACTGTCCAGAGCCGCCTCTGGAGTCACATACACCTTATAGTTGGCATTGTCCGCATTACCAACTGGCTGAACGCCCAATGCAATCAAATCCTCCGTAAATGTCCATTCAAGCACCACGACACGCTGCGCGGGCTTGTCAAGCGTGAGTTCACCACGATTATGCTTTACTGTCACAGGACCGGTCGCTGCTTCAGTGGGTTTGCTGCCCGACGTAGTTGTCTGACCTTTATCTACTGCATTGTCAGTTGCTCCACAACCTGCCAGTGTGAGCATAAAAGTCAGTAACAATAAGAATCCGATAAATCCCTTTTTCATAGATTGCGTTCTCCTGTATAAACGTATTATGAAATGATAATGATTATCATTTTCATCAATATATTATGAAACAGGATTGAAATTTTGTCAATGCAAAGATTATTAAATCCACTCTTCGACTTCATTGTTAAACTGCTCCCCATTGGAGCATACTACCTCTCAAAATGGATAGGCACGAATTTGGTGGAAGTACACATGCTTTTCCTTATAACAATGAGTCCTCACCATGAGAAAATTTATTCATTTTGAAAGGAGATCCAAGCACATGAGTGAAACTTACTCTATACCGAAAATAGGTCGTGATCAGGAACAGTCCCGTGAATCTCAAAATCAACGTAATCATAATGACAACAGTAACAGAGGCAGACAACAGTCAGGCAAATTACATACACCGCTCATTCCCTTTGCACTTGAGCTGGGTTTTTTTGCGGGTTTGCTCTGGGGGTTGCTGCGCTGGCTGTTTTATACGCTGCACTTTACAGTAGTGGCGCCTGGCTTTCTGGCAGAGCCGTTTTTCAAGCATTCGTTCATGAACACCATGGCAGGGCATTTGGTGGGGTTGCTGTTTTTTATTGCATTGTCCGTGGTAGCGTCATTGGTGTACACCCTGATTTTGCGTAGGTTTAATGGCCCTATACCCGGTATTATATACGGTCTGATTTGGTGGGTTATTTTATTTGTGTTAACAGGCCCTAAGTTAGGGATGATGAACCCTCCTTATCGATTAACATGGAATTCCATATATACAGAAGTTTGCGTATTTATACTGTGGGGACTATTTATCGGATATACCGTTGCTGTCGAGTATACGGATGAAAGAATGCGCGAGCCTGAGAAGGCTGGGGACAGAACGTAACAAAAACTTCTCAAGCGCCTATCCCCTGTGTTAAAATAGCATTTGGTTATTTGACAGAGGGGAGCGGAATGAAGATGAAGAATGACCGGGTGCTAAAGTTGCGGCAGGCGCTGGGCGAGCATAACCTGCGGGCTATGCTGATTACTAGCCCTGTCAATCGTCGATATTTGACAGGCTTCACAGGTTCAGCGGGCTATGTGCTGATTACAGAATCCCATAGTTATTTGCTGACTGACTTTCGTTATATGACACAAGCGACCGAACAAGCCCAAGGCTTTACGGTAGTGCAGCACGCTGCGCAGGTCATGGAAACAGTAAAAGAATTGCTGTCTTCCCATCAGATTAGCGAAACAGGCTTTGAGCAGGATGATGTAACTGTTGCGACACATAAAGCTTATAGCGAAGATCTGTCACCTATTAAGCTGGTTCCGGTATCGGGCATTGTGGAAAAGCTGCGGGTGTACAAGGATGCGGAAGAGCTCGAAGTGATGCAACGGGCAGCGGATTTGGCAGATGCTACATTTGCACACATTTTACCTTACATCAAACCAGGAGTCAGCGAGCGTGAGCTGGATCTGGAAATGGAATTCTTCATGCGCAAGCAGGGAGCTACTTCTTCTTCATTTGACACGATTGTGGCATCCGGAGTTCGTTCGGCATTGCCTCATGGAGTAGCCAGTGCAAAGTTAGTACAAGCAGGTGAGCTGATTACGTTTGATTTTGGTGCGTTGCTGGATGGCTACTGCTCCGATTTGACCCGTACAGTGGCTACACAAGGGGATTTGGCGCCTCAGTTGCGCGAGATCTACGATATTGTACTTAAGGCGCAGCTTCACGCACTCGAACATATTAAGCCGGGCATGACAGGCCGTGAAGCGGATGCGCTGACCCGGGATATTATTGCTAGCCATGGGTATGGAGACAATTTCGGACACAGTACAGGTCATGGTCTGGGTCTTGAAGTGCATGAATCTACACGTCTGTCGAAGGCAAGTGATGATATTCTGGAGCCGGGCATGGTTGTAACGGTCGAACCAGGTATCTATGTGCCTGGATTGGGCGGTGTACGGATCGAGGATGATATCGTTATTACAGATAACGGCATCAAAGTATTAACGCATTCGAGCAAAGAATTTACAGTCGTTTAATAACGATAACAGTCCTGTAGGAGGGGTATTTAGTGATTAACGTTAATGATTTTAAAACAGGTTTGACCGTCGAGGTAGACGGAGATATTTTTACAGTTCTGGATTTTCAACACGTAAAACCAGGTAAAGGCGCAGCATTCGTACGCTCCAAGTTGAAAAACCTGCGTAATGGTAATACGGTTGAACGTACATTCCGTGCGGGTGAAACAATCGGCCGGGCGCAAATCGAAAATCGTGGTGTATCTTATCTGTATGCTAGTGCAGACGATCATACATTCATGGACAACGAAACATATGATCAATTTACATTGTCCAGCGATCAGCTGAAATGGGAGCTTAACTTCCTGAAAGAAAACATGAATGTAAATATCATAAGCTACAACGGAGAAATCCTGGGTATCAACCTGCCTACCAGCGTGGAACTCAAAGTAATTGAAACAGAACCAGGTATTAAAGGGAATACAGCTACAGGTGCAACCAAAAATGCCAAACTGGAAACAGGCTTGAATGTTCAAGTTCCTCTGTTTATTAACCAAGATGACGTATTGTTAATTGATACTCGTGACGGCAAATACATGTCTCGCGCATAGAATTTACATTTTCCGGTATCCTCTGTCCTTATTAAGGGCAGGGGATATTTTTATATGTACGAATATTAAAAAACATTGGCTCCACACAGCACTTTCGTATTATACTGTACTAAAGTTATGCCGCAGGATGTCACGTTCAAATCGTTTGGTGCCATCTCAAGGTTACATACTGTTGAGTCTGAGGGAGTGAATATCGTTGTCTTTGTATGTCATGAAATTCGGAGGCAGTTCCGTCGGTGATACGGAGCGCATGAAACGCGTGGCAAAACGCGTCGTTGAGAAACAGAGTGAAGGGCATCAATGTGTAGTGGTCGTTTCCGCAATGGGAGACACAACAGACGAATTGATTGACCAGGCCAAATTATTAAATGAGCAGTTGCCTGCACGTGAGTTGGATATGTTGATGACGACAGGCGAGCAAATTTCAATCGCATTGTTGTCGATGGCTATTCAGCAGCTGGGTCATGAAGCGGTATCGTTTACGGGATGGCAGGCAGGCTTCCGTACTGAATCTGACTTTGGTCGGGCTCGGATTACGGATATTCAACCTCAGCGTGTGCTGGATGCACTGAGTAGCAACAAGATTGTTGTTGTAGCAGGTTTCCAGGGGATGTCTGCAGATGGAGATATTACGACGCTGGGACGTGGTGGGTCTGATACGACGGCCGTTGCGCTGGCGGCGGCAATTCAAGCGGATGCCTGTGAAATTTACACGGATGTGGACGGCATATATTCAACAGATCCACGGATTGTGAAAGTGGCACGTAAGCTAAAAGAAATTTCTTATGATGAGATGCTGGAATTAGCCAATTTAGGTGCGGCTGTTTTACATCCCCGTGCGGTAGAGTATGCCAAACATAACCGGGTACCGTTGATTGTGCGGTCCAGTTTTAACCATAATGAAGGAACAGTCGTAAAGGAGGATGCAGTAATGGAGCAAGGCGTTGTAGTCAGTGGAATTGCATATGATAAAAATGTAGCAAGAATCAGTATTTTGGGCGTTGCAGATATCCCTGGTGTACTGGCAAAAGTTTTCGGAACACTGGCAGCAGCCAAAATTGATGTAGACATTATTGTACAGAGCGGGGTTGAAGCTGGAAAAGCAGATTTCTCCTTTACGGTAGCTCTAACGGATCGTGAAGCTGCACTTAAGACGCTGGAAGGTATTCGCGGGGAGCTTCCATACCGTGAAGTAACGTCTGAGGAAAATTTGGTGAAGGTCTCCATAGTAGGTGCAGGTATGGTTAGCCACCCGGGTGTTGCAGCACAAATGTTTGCCGTGCTGGCCGAGCAAGGCGTTAGCATTAAAATGGTAAGCACATCCGAAATCAAGGTATCGTGTGTAATTGAAGCTGGAAAGCTTCATGAGGTTATCCAAGCGTTGCATACAGCTTATAATCTGGATACCGAGGAGCAAGCGTTTGTAGGCGGCCCTAAAGACCGTCGTTAATAACATCAATTGATATAGAGAAATGCTATGACGGGGAAAGGTCGATAAATTATACGTTCCCTATTTATAGATTGATAAATCATAGAATACAGCAGTAGGTTAAGAGGTTGTTCCATCAGTGAGAGATAGACTGTGGAACAGCCTCTTTTTGCTGTAAATCTAGCTTTTTTATTTAAGGGTATCCCTTAGCCACCAAGGCATCGAGGGAGTCTTTTTTTATTATACAAAGCAGGGAAAGGTGCTTGAATGAGCGGGGAAAGGTCCGCTGAGCATGGATAGGAGTGATCAAAGGTTCGACTGGATTTTCAATATATTTTCGGCATAAAAAGCGAGAGTCAGCCATAGACTTGTCTTAAAGAAAAAGGACAACTGTGAGGAGGCGGCACTGGTATGGAATGGCTGGAGTTATTTCCGGAACCGTTGCACGGTATACTCGGAAGGCTTCCAGAAACGGTATTTAAGCAACTGGAAGAAATTCGGGTCCGGGAAGGAAGGCCGCTGGAAGTTAATGCGAATGGTGATCATCATTTTGTAACGACTGCTGGTCGGCTGACTTTGAATCCTGTTGAAGCCTATAAGCCTAACCGCGAGGATGCCCACCGATTGCTGGATTTTATCAGTAATCATTCCCTGTACACCATGGAAGAGGAGCTTCGCAAAGGGTTTATTACCATCCCTGGCGGTCATCGTGTTGGCTTGGCAGGGAGAACTGTGCTTAACCGAGGGCGAGTAGAGCATTTGAGGGATATAAGCAGCTTTAACGTACGAATTGCCCGGGCCATTCCTGGCATAGCTGATCGGATATTGCCTTATGTAGCGGATCGAAAATCCGGAATGATACGGCATACGCTCATCTTGTCACCGCCTCAGCATGGCAAGACGACGTTGCTTAGGGACTTGGCTCGACAACTGAGTTACGGAGGGATGCAAAGCAACGGAGGGCGACGAAATGGACTTAAGGTGGGCATTATAGATGAACGTTCTGAGATCGCCGGTAGCCATAAGGGCATCCCCGGCTTTGATGTCGGACCTCGCACCGATGTATTGGACGGATGTCCGAAAGCGGAGGGTATGATGATGATGATTCGCTCGATGTCACCGGATGTCCTGATTGTGGATGAAATCGGGCGGCCAGAAGATGCGGAAGCGGTACGTGAAGCGCTTCATGCAGGCATCGCAGTCATTGCTTCCGCACATGGTCGTGATGTGGCTGAAATGGCGAGCCGATCTGCCTTTGCCGGATTAGCTACAGGACAGGAGCTGTTCCAGCTCTATGTCATGCTGGAGCGGACGAGCCGGGGCGTCTCTTTTCGGCTGGCAGATGCCAAGCAGCGCAGGCTGACACTGCCTGGAGAAGGGCAGAACGGGGGCATCTCCTATGCTTAAGCTGCTGGGAGCTGTCTTGGTTATACTAGCCACCACACTGGCAGGCTGGCAGCGGGCAAGACAATTTGCCATGAGGCCGCGGCAAATCAGAGAGTTAATTCTCGCACTGCAAAGACTGACCACCGAGGTTTCTTACGGGGTGTCTCCGTTACCAGATGCTTTCGCCAAGACTGGAGAGCCCTTGCGAGAGCCGCTGCGCTCTCTGTTTCAGCAAGCCTCACGCTGGATGCACCCCTCTTTTGGCCTGACCGCCAGAGAAAGCTTGCATAAAGCGATTGAAGTCTCGTGGAGCCGTTCCTCTATGAAGCAGGCCGAGAAGGAAGCGATGCGTCAGCTTGCTTACAGCCTTGGAACCAGCGACCGTGAAGACCAGATCAAGCACATTGCGCTGACCATCCAGCAGTTATCCCATGAAGAAGCGCAGGCGCAGGCAGATCAGGTGAGATACGAGCGTATGAGCAGAAGCCTGGGACTGCTGATCGGAGCATTGATCGTCATTTTGATCTATTAGCGGGGTGCTCGAATGAATTTAGAAGTGAACGCAATTTTCCAGATTGCCGGAATTGGCATTATTATCGCTATGATTCATACCGTACTAAAGCAAATGGGCAAGGAAGACATGGCCCACTGGGTGACGGTCATCGGTTTCGTTGTCGTGCTGTTCATGGTGGTGCGAATGTTGGATAACCTTCTGCAAGAGATCAAATCTATTTTTCTTTTTCAGTAGGTGAACACATGGAAATCATTCAAGTGGTGGGCTTCGCCCTCGTTGCCACAGTCCTCATCTTAGTTATCAAGGAACAGAAGCCGATGTTTGCCTTTTTGATTGCAACAGCTGCGGGAATCGTCATTTTTTTGCTGCTGATTGGCAAGATCGGATCTGTGGTTGCCGTGCTGGAGCGACTGGCCAGGTCCTCAGGTATGGACATGATTTATTTTAAAACCGTATTAAAAATAATCGGTATCGCTTATATTGCCGAATTCGGAGCACAGATCGTACGGGATGCGGGGCAAGACGGTATAGCTTCCAAAATAGAGCTTACTGGAAAGGTACTCATCATGGTACTCGCAATCCCGATTATCAGCATTATTATTGATACCATTCTGAAGCTGATGCCCGCCTGAGGGGGTGATGCCATGAAAAGGCTGGGGGCATGCCGAATCTCAAAGTTATTGTGATTTTGCTGCTATGTCTCTGGTGCGCCTCGGCTGCGGTCCTCTTCGCAGATACACCTACAAACGAATGGATCAGACAACAGGCGGAGCAAATGCCCAAAGATGATGTTGAACATTATTGGGACGGACTCATGAAGCAATACGGCGGATTTTTCCCT
This window of the Paenibacillus polymyxa genome carries:
- a CDS encoding patatin-like phospholipase family protein; its protein translation is MLINAVFQGGGVKGISLAGAVKAAEEHDIVFNRLAGTSSGAIVAALLAAGYTADEMKAVIEKTPLVKLLRRSPVFNIKWVGPAARIFLKKGLYSGEALEHWVRELLLAKGVRTFADLPPGKLRIIASDITNGRILVLPEDIKRFGINPSSLEVAKAIRMSTSIPYFFDPVMLRLDSALAKGKTFSQQFVFVVDGALLSNLPLWLFDEPVNEREAKTIPTVGFQMVGKTGTETKVSYIRGPLTMLQAIFDTMLSAHDERYIEQENRYRTIKIPTLGIRTAQFSISPEQSDLLYASGVQAGEAFFHKWSITSYQQQYSKYQLMKDTMYAMK
- a CDS encoding DUF1385 domain-containing protein, with the protein product MSQASKPVSYGGQAVIEGVMFGGKRVNVTAVRRKSGEITYLEVPRKEQSWVSKFRRIPLLRGIVSIIDSSAKGTKHLNYSADAYADDEVDPEERAEQKKKEESRWSLSMMIGVAAVGILSFLFGKIVLTLVPVVMESFLFGGLFHNQILHNLAEGAIKLILLLAYLWGISQTPLIKRLFQYHGAEHKVITAFEAGEELTPANVQKYSRLHYRCGSSFIMLTVIIGVLVYSLFTYDNLWERMGQRLLLLPIVLGLSFEFLKLTNALREIPVLRYLGYPGLWLQLLTTKEPTDDQVEVSIASFKRMLELDAELENVPVKETLNSPVLDPLKG
- a CDS encoding ABC transporter substrate-binding protein, coding for MKKGFIGFLLLLTFMLTLAGCGATDNAVDKGQTTTSGSKPTEAATGPVTVKHNRGELTLDKPAQRVVVLEWTFTEDLIALGVQPVGNADNANYKVYVTPEAALDSNVVDVGTRNEPNLEAIASLKPDLIISNFDGNEAIYEQLKAIAPTIEYNLNDGNGYDYDKMVKIFNSIAVALGKEDKAKQVLADLDQHYAEAKQKLAAANKSDFHFILTQAFTSQNAASLRMFSDNSVVVGTLAKIGLVNDWKPSKVESYGFSTVGIEALSAVQDSNFIYIVQPDDNVFGSSMKNNSVWNGLKFVKEKRTYPLASTTWTFGGPVSSKGLVDETVGAITQ
- a CDS encoding YqhR family membrane protein, whose amino-acid sequence is MSETYSIPKIGRDQEQSRESQNQRNHNDNSNRGRQQSGKLHTPLIPFALELGFFAGLLWGLLRWLFYTLHFTVVAPGFLAEPFFKHSFMNTMAGHLVGLLFFIALSVVASLVYTLILRRFNGPIPGIIYGLIWWVILFVLTGPKLGMMNPPYRLTWNSIYTEVCVFILWGLFIGYTVAVEYTDERMREPEKAGDRT
- a CDS encoding M24 family metallopeptidase, with the translated sequence MKNDRVLKLRQALGEHNLRAMLITSPVNRRYLTGFTGSAGYVLITESHSYLLTDFRYMTQATEQAQGFTVVQHAAQVMETVKELLSSHQISETGFEQDDVTVATHKAYSEDLSPIKLVPVSGIVEKLRVYKDAEELEVMQRAADLADATFAHILPYIKPGVSERELDLEMEFFMRKQGATSSSFDTIVASGVRSALPHGVASAKLVQAGELITFDFGALLDGYCSDLTRTVATQGDLAPQLREIYDIVLKAQLHALEHIKPGMTGREADALTRDIIASHGYGDNFGHSTGHGLGLEVHESTRLSKASDDILEPGMVVTVEPGIYVPGLGGVRIEDDIVITDNGIKVLTHSSKEFTVV
- the efp gene encoding elongation factor P; this encodes MINVNDFKTGLTVEVDGDIFTVLDFQHVKPGKGAAFVRSKLKNLRNGNTVERTFRAGETIGRAQIENRGVSYLYASADDHTFMDNETYDQFTLSSDQLKWELNFLKENMNVNIISYNGEILGINLPTSVELKVIETEPGIKGNTATGATKNAKLETGLNVQVPLFINQDDVLLIDTRDGKYMSRA
- a CDS encoding aspartate kinase — translated: MSLYVMKFGGSSVGDTERMKRVAKRVVEKQSEGHQCVVVVSAMGDTTDELIDQAKLLNEQLPARELDMLMTTGEQISIALLSMAIQQLGHEAVSFTGWQAGFRTESDFGRARITDIQPQRVLDALSSNKIVVVAGFQGMSADGDITTLGRGGSDTTAVALAAAIQADACEIYTDVDGIYSTDPRIVKVARKLKEISYDEMLELANLGAAVLHPRAVEYAKHNRVPLIVRSSFNHNEGTVVKEDAVMEQGVVVSGIAYDKNVARISILGVADIPGVLAKVFGTLAAAKIDVDIIVQSGVEAGKADFSFTVALTDREAALKTLEGIRGELPYREVTSEENLVKVSIVGAGMVSHPGVAAQMFAVLAEQGVSIKMVSTSEIKVSCVIEAGKLHEVIQALHTAYNLDTEEQAFVGGPKDRR
- the spoIIIAA gene encoding stage III sporulation protein AA, translated to MEWLELFPEPLHGILGRLPETVFKQLEEIRVREGRPLEVNANGDHHFVTTAGRLTLNPVEAYKPNREDAHRLLDFISNHSLYTMEEELRKGFITIPGGHRVGLAGRTVLNRGRVEHLRDISSFNVRIARAIPGIADRILPYVADRKSGMIRHTLILSPPQHGKTTLLRDLARQLSYGGMQSNGGRRNGLKVGIIDERSEIAGSHKGIPGFDVGPRTDVLDGCPKAEGMMMMIRSMSPDVLIVDEIGRPEDAEAVREALHAGIAVIASAHGRDVAEMASRSAFAGLATGQELFQLYVMLERTSRGVSFRLADAKQRRLTLPGEGQNGGISYA
- the spoIIIAB gene encoding stage III sporulation protein SpoIIIAB gives rise to the protein MLKLLGAVLVILATTLAGWQRARQFAMRPRQIRELILALQRLTTEVSYGVSPLPDAFAKTGEPLREPLRSLFQQASRWMHPSFGLTARESLHKAIEVSWSRSSMKQAEKEAMRQLAYSLGTSDREDQIKHIALTIQQLSHEEAQAQADQVRYERMSRSLGLLIGALIVILIY
- the spoIIIAC gene encoding stage III sporulation protein AC, which gives rise to MNLEVNAIFQIAGIGIIIAMIHTVLKQMGKEDMAHWVTVIGFVVVLFMVVRMLDNLLQEIKSIFLFQ
- the spoIIIAD gene encoding stage III sporulation protein AD, with translation MEIIQVVGFALVATVLILVIKEQKPMFAFLIATAAGIVIFLLLIGKIGSVVAVLERLARSSGMDMIYFKTVLKIIGIAYIAEFGAQIVRDAGQDGIASKIELTGKVLIMVLAIPIISIIIDTILKLMPA